A genomic segment from Syntrophotalea acetylenivorans encodes:
- a CDS encoding IS3 family transposase (programmed frameshift) produces MDTAESKRKRRTQRDYTMGFKLQVVAAVEKGDMTYKQAQKIYGIQGRSTVLKWLRKHGRLDWTQPVRMTMPKSPKAKESPAQKIKRLERELEDERLRNLLLNEVVDILDAEHGTGLRKKYIAKARRLQKQKGLSLSRACKLLGITRQAVYQREKRSEQRSIELAPVKSMVMEVRRFMPRLGTRKLYFLLKPMFVEQGIKLGRDAFFDYLRAHQLLVTPIKRYTKTTHSKHWMKKYPNRLGSQEISCAEQAFVSDITYVETDEGVHYLSLVTDAYSRKIMGYEVSDNMRADRVVKALRRAAKQRQTSRALIHHSDRGLQYCSAIYQQELKRHGMTPSMTDGYDCYQNALAERVNGILKQEFLITKCRTLSELKGLVRESVDTYNRLRPHLSLDMKTPEEVHKKATSAREVA; encoded by the exons ATGGACACAGCAGAAAGTAAGCGGAAGAGACGTACTCAACGTGATTACACCATGGGCTTTAAATTGCAGGTGGTTGCTGCCGTAGAAAAAGGCGACATGACCTACAAGCAGGCTCAGAAGATTTATGGCATCCAGGGCCGCTCGACAGTGTTAAAATGGTTGCGAAAACACGGAAGGCTGGATTGGACCCAACCTGTGAGGATGACCATGCCCAAATCTCCCAAAGCCAAAGAAAGTCCCGCACAGAAAATCAAGCGACTCGAGCGCGAACTTGAGGATGAACGTCTTCGCAATCTGTTGTTGAATGAAGTGGTGGATATCCTGGATGCAGAGCACGGAACGGGACTGCGAAAAAAGTATATTGCCAAG GCGAGACGCCTTCAAAAACAAAAAGGGCTGAGTCTAAGCCGCGCTTGTAAGCTCCTTGGCATCACCCGGCAAGCCGTTTATCAAAGAGAAAAACGCAGTGAGCAGCGCAGCATAGAGTTGGCACCCGTCAAGTCAATGGTGATGGAGGTCAGACGGTTTATGCCGCGGCTTGGTACGCGCAAACTGTATTTTTTGTTGAAACCCATGTTTGTTGAGCAGGGAATAAAGTTGGGGCGTGACGCTTTTTTTGACTATTTGAGAGCGCATCAACTGCTGGTGACACCGATCAAGCGCTACACAAAAACGACGCACAGCAAACATTGGATGAAGAAATACCCGAATCGTTTAGGCAGTCAAGAGATCAGCTGTGCCGAACAAGCCTTTGTGAGCGATATTACCTACGTTGAAACGGATGAAGGTGTTCACTATCTATCATTGGTCACAGATGCCTATAGCCGCAAAATCATGGGTTATGAAGTCAGTGACAATATGCGTGCTGACAGGGTCGTAAAAGCTTTACGTCGGGCAGCTAAGCAACGACAGACAAGCCGAGCGTTAATACACCATTCAGACCGAGGTCTACAATATTGTTCAGCGATCTACCAGCAAGAGCTAAAGCGTCATGGTATGACGCCGTCAATGACAGATGGCTATGATTGTTATCAGAACGCTTTGGCCGAGAGGGTAAATGGTATTTTGAAGCAGGAGTTTCTGATCACCAAGTGCCGGACTTTGAGTGAGTTGAAGGGTTTGGTGCGGGAATCCGTCGATACCTACAATCGTCTGAGGCCACACCTCAGCTTAGACATGAAAACACCAGAAGAAGTACATAAGAAAGCCACCTCCGCAAGGGAGGTGGCTTGA
- a CDS encoding efflux transporter outer membrane subunit, with protein sequence MLLTAGCVSVGPDYELPELTVPTVWQEGEDPALVPAEDEVICWWTLFDDSLLEQLIEMGRQSNLDLRIAVARVKEARARLGVAAGENWPAVDAAGTATRQRSSENGLSAASGSDTVYNVGLDASWELDLFGRISRSVEAARADYQASEEDRVDVLISLYAEIARTYFNLRTSQARLAAAEGNLASQRQVLDLTRSRFRNGLATGLDVAQAERVLAASEAAVPPLRIELTRAINSIAVLLGSPPGALFAELSKPAPIPVPPAQVTVGVPADLLRQRPDIRRAERQLAAQTARIGIATAELYPRLSLSGSFAFEALEGDDLFKSGSRALSFGPTVRWLLFDGKRVRNQIKVEDARAEQALYRYEQSMLNALNEAENAMTQYLQQRDTLAALERSQQAGRRSVKLATDLYKDGLSDFQNVLDSQRALFEIENQLAAARGDTVINLVQLCKAIGGGWNPAGPQDVSKENP encoded by the coding sequence ATGCTGCTGACAGCTGGCTGTGTATCGGTGGGACCGGACTATGAACTGCCGGAACTGACGGTTCCGACGGTTTGGCAGGAAGGGGAGGACCCCGCCCTGGTGCCTGCTGAGGACGAAGTGATCTGTTGGTGGACCTTGTTCGATGATTCTCTGCTGGAACAGCTTATCGAGATGGGGAGGCAAAGTAACCTGGATCTGCGGATTGCTGTGGCGCGGGTCAAGGAAGCCCGTGCCCGCCTCGGAGTCGCGGCCGGTGAAAACTGGCCCGCCGTCGATGCTGCCGGTACTGCCACTCGCCAGCGCAGCAGCGAGAATGGTCTGTCTGCAGCTTCCGGGAGCGATACGGTTTATAACGTTGGCCTGGATGCCAGTTGGGAGCTTGATCTCTTTGGTCGCATCAGTCGTTCGGTTGAGGCCGCCCGGGCCGATTATCAGGCCAGCGAGGAGGATCGGGTGGATGTGCTGATCTCTCTCTATGCCGAGATTGCTCGCACCTACTTTAACCTCCGTACTTCGCAGGCGCGCCTGGCCGCCGCCGAAGGTAACCTGGCCTCCCAGAGGCAGGTGTTGGATCTGACCCGCTCCCGGTTCCGCAACGGTCTGGCCACCGGACTGGATGTCGCCCAGGCCGAGCGGGTACTGGCTGCCTCCGAAGCGGCGGTACCGCCGTTGCGTATCGAACTGACCCGGGCTATCAACTCGATTGCCGTGCTTCTCGGGTCTCCGCCCGGAGCCCTGTTTGCCGAGTTGAGCAAGCCGGCACCGATTCCCGTGCCGCCGGCTCAGGTTACCGTGGGTGTGCCGGCCGATTTGCTGCGCCAGCGTCCGGACATCCGCCGCGCTGAGCGGCAGCTGGCCGCCCAGACGGCCCGTATCGGCATCGCTACCGCCGAACTCTATCCCCGGCTTTCCCTGTCCGGTTCCTTTGCTTTCGAAGCTCTGGAGGGTGACGACCTGTTTAAGTCGGGCAGCCGCGCGTTATCTTTTGGCCCCACGGTGCGCTGGTTGCTGTTTGACGGTAAACGAGTGCGAAATCAAATCAAAGTCGAGGATGCCCGCGCCGAGCAAGCGCTCTATCGGTATGAGCAATCGATGCTCAATGCCCTGAATGAGGCGGAAAACGCCATGACTCAATATCTTCAGCAGCGGGACACTCTGGCGGCTCTGGAGCGCTCGCAGCAGGCGGGTCGCCGTTCGGTGAAGCTTGCTACCGATCTCTATAAGGACGGCCTGTCCGATTTTCAAAATGTGTTGGATTCCCAACGTGCTCTGTTCGAAATCGAAAATCAGCTGGCGGCCGCCCGAGGCGATACGGTTATTAACCTGGTTCAGCTCTGCAAAGCAATCGGAGGCGGTTGGAATCCGGCCGGCCCGCAAGATGTAAGCAAGGAGAATCCCTGA
- a CDS encoding efflux RND transporter periplasmic adaptor subunit, translating into MQKIKRMMRRWSPALLLGLLAVAGCKDKNTFVPPPPPTVTVAAPQVQSVTRYAQFSGTTEAVEAVELRARVEGYLQSIHFDSGGQVKKGDLLFVIDPRPYQARLDEATAQLAMRRAEMRLAEATLKRKESAFKDNAVSEVEVIAARAEQAKAAATIDAARAAIETARLQLSYTRIHAPISGRIGRHLVDVGNLVGAGDQTLLATVVSENPVYVYFNVNERDLLEYQQYERQQTPTNSNGNSKLFLGLSTEDDYPHPGYIDYVDNRVDAQTGTIQVRGVFENADASLLPGLFARLRAPISVQEEALVVPQQAFGIDQQGYYLLVVNDQNQVEYRGVEVGSATAGLRVVQKGIAAGERVIVNGLQRVRPGATVNPLTAEQLAAAKQPQAG; encoded by the coding sequence ATGCAAAAGATAAAGCGAATGATGCGTAGATGGAGCCCGGCGTTGTTATTAGGATTGCTGGCGGTTGCCGGTTGTAAGGATAAAAATACCTTCGTGCCCCCCCCACCGCCCACGGTGACCGTTGCTGCGCCCCAAGTGCAGAGCGTGACCCGCTACGCTCAGTTCAGCGGCACTACTGAGGCCGTAGAGGCGGTGGAACTGCGGGCCCGGGTCGAAGGGTACCTGCAGAGCATCCATTTCGACTCCGGCGGTCAGGTCAAGAAGGGCGACCTGCTGTTCGTTATCGATCCTCGCCCTTATCAGGCAAGGCTGGATGAGGCGACGGCTCAGCTGGCCATGCGTCGGGCAGAGATGCGCCTTGCCGAGGCCACCCTCAAGCGGAAAGAAAGCGCTTTTAAAGACAATGCAGTCAGTGAAGTGGAGGTGATCGCTGCACGGGCCGAGCAGGCCAAGGCGGCAGCGACCATCGATGCGGCGCGGGCGGCTATCGAGACGGCCCGTCTTCAGCTCTCCTATACCCGTATTCATGCTCCCATCAGCGGTCGTATCGGCCGCCACCTGGTCGATGTCGGCAACCTGGTCGGCGCCGGCGATCAGACCCTGTTGGCGACGGTAGTCAGCGAAAACCCCGTATATGTCTATTTCAACGTCAACGAGCGGGATCTACTCGAATACCAACAGTACGAGCGCCAGCAGACCCCGACCAATAGTAATGGAAACAGTAAGCTGTTTCTCGGCCTGAGCACAGAAGACGACTATCCCCATCCCGGCTACATCGATTACGTCGATAACCGGGTTGATGCCCAGACCGGCACCATTCAGGTGCGGGGCGTTTTTGAAAATGCAGACGCCAGCTTGCTGCCCGGGCTGTTCGCCCGGCTGCGGGCTCCTATCAGTGTGCAAGAAGAGGCTCTTGTGGTTCCGCAGCAGGCTTTCGGTATCGATCAGCAGGGATATTATCTGTTGGTAGTCAACGACCAGAACCAGGTTGAGTACCGTGGTGTCGAGGTCGGCAGCGCCACGGCCGGTTTGCGGGTGGTACAGAAAGGCATCGCTGCCGGTGAGCGGGTGATCGTCAACGGTCTGCAGCGGGTCCGCCCCGGCGCCACCGTAAATCCGCTGACAGCCGAGCAGCTGGCGGCAGCTAAACAACCGCAGGCGGGGTAA
- a CDS encoding efflux RND transporter permease subunit, with translation MFSRFFIDRPIFASVISIVIVIAGLVTMRTLPIAQYPEISPPTVQVTANYPGANAEVVAETVAQPIEEQVNGVENMLYMSSTSSNTGSYTLTVTFEVGTDLDMAAVLVQNRVAIAEPTLPEEVKRLGVSTKKQSTNILLIASLFAPEEEYDTLYLSNYATLRIKDELARINGVGDVRIFGARDYSMRIWLDADRLKARQLTTSDVVAALREQNVQVAAGMVGQDPAPSGQSFQYTVTTLGRLKNVQQFGEIIVKNAEDGRLTRVNDVARIELGAKNYGERTQYKGKPSVAIGIYQLPGANALDVADQVQAKLANLSKDFPEGMAYHVPFNTTTFVDTAIEEVVQTLLIAVLLVFVTIFVFLQDWRATLIPAITIPVSLIGTFAVMAALGIGINLISLFGIVLAIGIVVDDAIVVVENTVRNINELGLSAREATIQAMDEVTGPVIATTLVMLAVFVPTAFLGGITGQLYRQFALTISAATVFSSINALTLSPALCALVLRPTQVSNKGFFRLFNNSFDYTRNIYARLLSGLIRRAALTLVLFLILAGGAFWGFSRLPTGFVPAEDQGYAFVSIQLPDAASVERTAEVVEEINRRFARMDGVRDWVSIIGFSLIDMAPSSNMATVWVVFDPWQERNAPHLKQDALVGRMWKEFADIQEARIFAFVPPAIRGLGFAGGFLMELQDRGGVGLDTLQQVAGGVIQSANSQSQLQRVYSTFRANVPQLYADVDRTQAKTLDIPLNNVFDTLQAYLGSVYVNDFNKFGRTYQVKVQADAPFRSSAEDIRRLELRNNRGQMIPLGSVVDIDEAVGPQLVKRYNMYPSATINGRAGPGHSSGEALALMEQLADSNLPASFGYEWTGMSYQEKITSSQTLLIFLLAVTFVYLVLCAQYESWSSPLMVILSVPLALLGTVGAVMVRGMDVNVYTQIGIVLLIALASKTSILIVEFAKSKREEGEEIVEASLGAAALRFRPVLMTAFTFILGVAPLVIASGAGSASRQALGTAVFGGMIAATLLLLIFVPVFYVVIQRASEKIRSRWKG, from the coding sequence ATGTTCAGTCGTTTTTTCATCGACCGGCCGATTTTCGCTTCGGTCATCTCCATCGTTATCGTTATTGCCGGCCTGGTGACCATGCGCACCCTGCCAATAGCCCAATATCCTGAAATCTCGCCGCCTACGGTTCAGGTCACGGCCAACTATCCCGGTGCCAATGCCGAAGTGGTGGCGGAAACCGTGGCCCAGCCCATTGAGGAACAGGTCAATGGCGTCGAAAACATGCTGTACATGTCCTCGACCAGTTCCAACACCGGCAGCTATACCCTGACCGTGACCTTCGAGGTCGGCACCGATCTGGACATGGCGGCGGTGCTGGTGCAGAACCGGGTGGCCATCGCCGAACCGACCCTTCCCGAAGAGGTCAAGCGCCTTGGAGTCTCCACCAAAAAACAGTCGACTAACATTCTGCTTATTGCCTCTCTGTTTGCTCCCGAGGAAGAATACGACACCCTCTACCTGAGCAACTACGCAACCCTGCGTATCAAGGATGAACTGGCCCGTATTAATGGGGTCGGCGATGTGCGTATTTTCGGTGCTCGGGACTACAGTATGCGCATCTGGCTCGACGCCGACCGGCTCAAGGCCAGGCAGCTTACTACCAGCGACGTGGTCGCTGCTCTGCGTGAACAGAACGTGCAGGTCGCCGCCGGTATGGTTGGCCAGGACCCGGCCCCCAGCGGGCAGAGTTTTCAGTATACGGTGACCACCCTCGGTCGCCTGAAGAATGTCCAACAGTTCGGCGAAATCATTGTCAAGAATGCAGAGGACGGCCGCCTGACACGGGTTAACGACGTAGCCCGCATCGAACTGGGCGCCAAGAATTACGGCGAACGGACCCAGTACAAGGGTAAACCCTCGGTGGCTATCGGTATCTATCAGTTGCCCGGCGCCAACGCTTTGGATGTGGCCGACCAGGTACAGGCCAAGTTGGCTAACCTGTCCAAGGATTTTCCGGAGGGTATGGCTTATCATGTGCCTTTCAATACCACCACCTTTGTCGATACCGCTATCGAAGAGGTAGTACAGACCCTGCTCATTGCGGTGCTGCTGGTGTTTGTCACCATCTTCGTCTTTTTGCAAGACTGGCGTGCGACCCTGATCCCGGCCATAACCATTCCGGTGTCGTTGATCGGTACCTTCGCCGTTATGGCCGCTCTCGGCATCGGCATCAACTTGATATCGCTGTTCGGCATTGTTCTGGCTATCGGCATCGTGGTCGATGACGCTATCGTGGTGGTGGAAAACACCGTCCGTAATATCAACGAGCTGGGATTGTCGGCCCGCGAGGCGACGATTCAAGCTATGGACGAGGTGACCGGGCCGGTTATTGCCACCACCCTGGTCATGCTGGCGGTGTTTGTGCCCACCGCCTTTCTCGGCGGCATCACCGGCCAGCTCTACCGGCAGTTCGCCCTGACTATCTCTGCGGCTACTGTGTTCAGCTCCATCAACGCTCTGACCCTCAGCCCGGCTCTCTGCGCACTAGTGTTGCGGCCCACCCAGGTCAGTAACAAGGGGTTTTTCCGTCTCTTCAACAACTCTTTTGACTATACGCGCAACATCTACGCCCGGCTGTTGTCCGGCCTGATCCGCCGCGCCGCACTGACCCTGGTCCTTTTTCTGATTCTGGCCGGCGGCGCCTTTTGGGGATTCAGCCGACTGCCCACCGGTTTCGTGCCGGCTGAAGATCAGGGCTACGCCTTCGTCAGCATTCAGTTGCCCGATGCCGCTTCCGTGGAGCGCACTGCCGAGGTGGTCGAAGAGATCAACCGTCGATTTGCCAGGATGGACGGTGTGCGGGATTGGGTTTCGATTATCGGCTTCTCCCTCATCGACATGGCCCCAAGCTCCAACATGGCCACCGTCTGGGTGGTATTCGATCCCTGGCAGGAACGCAACGCCCCCCATCTCAAACAGGATGCTCTGGTCGGCCGTATGTGGAAGGAGTTCGCCGACATTCAAGAAGCACGGATCTTTGCCTTCGTCCCGCCGGCCATTCGCGGACTCGGTTTTGCCGGCGGTTTTCTCATGGAGTTGCAGGATCGCGGAGGAGTCGGTCTCGATACCCTGCAACAGGTGGCCGGCGGGGTGATTCAATCCGCCAACAGTCAGTCTCAGTTACAGCGGGTCTACAGCACCTTTCGCGCCAACGTACCGCAGCTCTATGCCGATGTCGATCGTACCCAGGCCAAGACCCTCGATATCCCCTTGAATAACGTGTTCGATACTTTGCAGGCTTACCTTGGCTCGGTGTATGTCAATGACTTCAATAAATTCGGTAGAACCTATCAAGTCAAGGTGCAGGCCGACGCTCCCTTCCGCAGCAGCGCCGAAGATATCCGCCGTCTGGAGTTGCGCAACAATCGCGGCCAGATGATTCCTCTGGGAAGCGTGGTGGATATCGATGAAGCGGTCGGGCCGCAGCTGGTCAAACGTTACAACATGTATCCTTCGGCCACCATCAACGGTCGGGCTGGCCCGGGCCACAGCTCCGGCGAGGCTCTGGCCCTTATGGAACAGCTGGCCGATAGCAATTTGCCGGCCTCTTTTGGCTACGAGTGGACCGGCATGTCCTATCAGGAAAAGATCACCAGCAGCCAGACCCTGCTGATCTTCCTGCTGGCGGTGACCTTTGTTTATTTGGTACTCTGTGCCCAGTACGAAAGCTGGTCGAGTCCCCTGATGGTCATTTTGTCGGTGCCCCTGGCCCTGCTTGGCACCGTCGGCGCGGTTATGGTTCGCGGCATGGACGTCAACGTCTACACTCAGATCGGTATCGTGTTGCTTATTGCCTTGGCCTCTAAGACCTCGATTCTGATCGTCGAGTTCGCCAAGTCCAAGCGCGAAGAGGGGGAAGAGATCGTCGAAGCCTCCCTTGGGGCGGCAGCGCTGCGCTTTCGTCCGGTGCTGATGACCGCTTTCACTTTCATCCTCGGTGTAGCCCCGCTGGTTATCGCCAGTGGCGCAGGTTCCGCCAGCCGCCAGGCACTCGGCACCGCCGTATTCGGCGGCATGATCGCCGCCACCCTGCTGTTATTGATCTTCGTGCCGGTCTTTTACGTGGTCATCCAGAGGGCCAGTGAAAAGATCCGGTCCCGTTGGAAAGGATAA
- a CDS encoding TetR family transcriptional regulator → MARKTKAEAEQTRQDILNAALELFHERGYSRTTLDQIARKAGVTRGAIYWHFKDKVDLFVGLKDEIEGSAGIRLEDLLQLQVNSLVDIQDGLLRYFRQLEQDQRFRKYFETVIFRTEFTDDLLPVRDQYQNKLRRRQQKDEDDLRHLQAAGQVRADVDCVQAALALRALMIGLLHTWLMDSEAFSLTEQGGALLGDFLKSLQP, encoded by the coding sequence ATGGCCCGCAAAACCAAAGCCGAAGCCGAACAAACCCGGCAGGATATTCTGAACGCTGCGCTGGAGTTGTTCCACGAGCGAGGCTATTCCCGCACTACCCTGGATCAGATCGCCCGCAAGGCCGGGGTGACCCGCGGTGCCATTTACTGGCATTTCAAGGATAAGGTCGATCTCTTCGTCGGACTCAAGGACGAGATCGAGGGGTCGGCTGGAATACGCCTTGAGGACCTGTTGCAGTTGCAGGTCAATTCCCTGGTCGATATACAGGACGGGCTGTTGCGATATTTTCGTCAGCTGGAGCAGGATCAGCGCTTTCGTAAGTATTTCGAAACGGTGATCTTTCGTACCGAGTTTACCGATGATCTCTTGCCAGTGCGGGATCAGTACCAGAACAAGCTGCGCCGCCGACAGCAAAAGGACGAGGATGACCTGCGGCATTTGCAGGCTGCCGGTCAGGTACGCGCCGATGTCGATTGTGTCCAGGCGGCCCTGGCCCTGCGTGCCCTGATGATCGGCCTGCTGCATACCTGGCTGATGGACAGCGAGGCTTTTTCACTTACCGAACAGGGTGGTGCCCTGCTCGGGGATTTTTTAAAAAGTCTGCAGCCCTGA
- a CDS encoding DUF2950 domain-containing protein — translation MMLPKTYGQRNLRWFFGATAMIIALAGCRTSIQVPTDRHGFDSPQQAVVSLVAAVQHDDDSVLLAILGPDAQDLITSGDPVADKNSRKRFLQVFAEKHRLDKDQAGKAVLIIGNKDYPFPIPLRQHGDVWVFDTSAGREEILNRRIGRNELHTIEVMRAYTAAQREYASNRHHKVNPTFAQKLTSSEGQRDGLYWPVAEGETESPFGLLIARATEEGYEDGLAENPPEPFHGYFFKILKAQGTHARGGAFNYVAGGRMVLGFAMVAYPAKYEASGIMTFIVNQEGVIYEKDLGEETADKALAMTDFDPDDSWQKYED, via the coding sequence ATGATGCTGCCGAAGACATATGGACAAAGAAATCTGCGCTGGTTTTTCGGTGCGACGGCAATGATCATTGCGCTGGCAGGTTGTCGCACTTCAATCCAAGTCCCGACCGACCGGCATGGATTTGACTCCCCGCAGCAGGCCGTGGTCAGTCTGGTGGCGGCGGTGCAGCACGATGATGACAGCGTACTGCTGGCGATCCTCGGCCCCGACGCCCAGGACCTGATCACGTCCGGTGATCCGGTGGCGGATAAAAACAGCCGAAAACGCTTTTTACAGGTTTTTGCCGAAAAACACCGCCTTGATAAAGATCAGGCAGGCAAGGCCGTACTCATCATCGGCAACAAGGATTATCCCTTCCCCATCCCTCTTCGACAACACGGCGACGTCTGGGTCTTCGATACAAGTGCAGGCAGAGAAGAAATCCTTAACCGACGCATCGGTCGCAACGAGCTGCACACCATCGAGGTCATGCGAGCTTATACCGCGGCTCAACGGGAATATGCCAGCAACCGGCATCACAAAGTGAATCCGACCTTCGCTCAGAAACTAACGAGCAGTGAAGGCCAGAGGGACGGCCTCTATTGGCCGGTAGCCGAGGGCGAGACAGAAAGTCCCTTCGGCCTGCTGATCGCAAGGGCCACCGAAGAAGGCTACGAGGACGGACTGGCTGAGAACCCTCCGGAGCCGTTTCATGGTTATTTCTTCAAAATCCTCAAGGCCCAGGGTACCCATGCCAGGGGCGGCGCCTTTAACTACGTGGCCGGGGGACGGATGGTGCTCGGTTTTGCCATGGTCGCCTACCCCGCCAAGTACGAGGCTTCGGGGATCATGACCTTTATCGTCAATCAGGAAGGAGTGATCTATGAGAAGGACCTCGGGGAAGAGACCGCCGACAAGGCCCTGGCCATGACCGATTTTGACCCAGACGACAGCTGGCAAAAGTACGAAGATTGA
- a CDS encoding DUF3300 domain-containing protein: MKAATLYHLALGLIIASLFVFGFTFLPTQVRAEDNGYAEASETYSREELAQMLAPIALYPDSLLSQILMASTYPIEVIEADRWRKNNRHLQGETLDDALADEYWDPSVKALCHFPDILSLMSERIGETTNLGNAFLAQEEQVMDTVQELRAAAYAQGNLTSSDRQKVVVEKETIIIQPADPRIVYVPYYDPVTIYGRWWYPAYSPWYWGPPGVSIGFGIGYWPGFYFSFSYGNWSYFNWHRRYVHIDVHKRPRYVHHTRWYTHHGRWHHTPAYRRGVAYRDNRTARKYDQAPRTLHYRRDTRGFPQRQELIRTGRSIDRTRQRMDQQRIDRQQIERTTQTRERVETNRHRGTMTPSIRQPRTRVDTNRSIRTQIERDRKQRGQMTKETRQQRRIDRSEYKKSQQVRVGRDRKASQPAVRMQRQKRIEQTAPRQQVERQPRRQPRDSAFNRIDQGVKERRSSERGRNSWQGRTGNTRENRTTRGINHSYRDRNRR, from the coding sequence ATGAAGGCAGCAACCCTATATCATCTGGCCCTTGGGCTGATCATCGCTTCTCTGTTTGTTTTCGGCTTTACCTTTTTGCCGACACAGGTTCGGGCCGAGGACAACGGCTATGCGGAGGCGTCAGAAACCTACAGTCGAGAAGAGCTGGCTCAGATGCTGGCGCCGATCGCTCTGTATCCCGACTCCCTGTTGTCTCAGATCCTGATGGCGTCGACCTACCCCATCGAGGTAATCGAGGCCGATCGCTGGCGCAAAAACAACCGGCATTTGCAGGGCGAAACCCTTGATGACGCGCTGGCAGACGAATATTGGGACCCCAGCGTCAAAGCGCTCTGCCACTTTCCGGATATTCTGAGTCTGATGAGTGAGCGGATCGGCGAGACCACCAATCTGGGCAACGCGTTTCTTGCACAAGAAGAGCAGGTCATGGACACGGTGCAGGAGTTGCGGGCCGCGGCTTATGCGCAGGGCAATCTGACCAGCAGCGACCGCCAGAAGGTGGTGGTTGAAAAAGAGACGATCATCATTCAACCGGCAGACCCCCGAATTGTCTATGTACCCTATTATGATCCTGTGACGATTTACGGCCGTTGGTGGTATCCGGCCTACTCGCCCTGGTACTGGGGACCGCCGGGGGTAAGCATCGGCTTCGGCATCGGGTATTGGCCGGGCTTCTATTTCAGTTTCAGCTACGGCAACTGGAGCTATTTTAACTGGCACCGGCGCTACGTTCATATTGATGTTCACAAGCGACCGCGCTATGTCCACCACACTCGCTGGTATACCCATCACGGTCGCTGGCATCACACCCCGGCATACCGGCGCGGAGTCGCCTATCGCGACAACCGTACGGCTCGAAAGTACGACCAGGCACCCCGTACCCTTCATTACCGACGGGATACCCGGGGGTTTCCGCAGCGACAGGAGTTGATTCGCACCGGACGCAGCATCGACAGAACTCGCCAACGGATGGATCAACAACGGATTGACCGCCAGCAAATAGAACGCACAACGCAAACCCGAGAAAGAGTTGAGACGAACCGGCACAGAGGTACAATGACCCCAAGCATCCGGCAGCCACGGACCAGAGTGGACACCAACCGGTCGATACGGACCCAGATTGAGCGGGACCGGAAACAGCGGGGCCAAATGACCAAAGAGACCCGCCAGCAGCGGCGGATTGACCGCAGCGAATACAAAAAGTCGCAACAGGTGCGAGTGGGGCGGGACCGAAAGGCAAGCCAACCGGCGGTACGGATGCAGCGGCAGAAACGAATCGAGCAGACAGCACCTCGGCAACAAGTAGAACGCCAACCGCGTCGGCAGCCCCGGGATAGTGCCTTCAACCGCATCGATCAGGGTGTGAAAGAGCGCCGATCGAGCGAACGGGGCCGCAACAGTTGGCAAGGCCGAACGGGAAACACCCGAGAAAACCGTACAACTAGGGGAATCAACCACAGTTATCGGGACCGCAACAGGCGATAG